The following proteins come from a genomic window of Desulfobacterales bacterium:
- a CDS encoding cupin domain-containing protein, whose translation MNRKDLIKNIPFSEPHVLAGLVDYQKGRVISRTFVENNALSMTLFAFDQGEGLSTRTTSGDAMVQVVDGEVALTIGGKEMIAKSGEVVVMPADVPHSVNAVKPFKMLLTIVKNPMDRGTKCLPFSPKWPQKAA comes from the coding sequence ATGAATAGAAAGGATCTTATCAAAAATATCCCATTTTCAGAACCCCACGTCCTTGCGGGCCTCGTAGATTATCAAAAAGGAAGAGTCATAAGCCGCACTTTCGTCGAGAACAATGCATTGAGCATGACCCTCTTTGCCTTTGATCAAGGAGAAGGATTGAGCACCCGCACCACGTCCGGCGATGCTATGGTCCAGGTCGTGGACGGTGAGGTGGCTTTGACGATTGGGGGCAAGGAAATGATTGCCAAGTCTGGAGAAGTCGTCGTGATGCCCGCGGATGTGCCTCATTCCGTAAATGCCGTAAAACCCTTCAAGATGTTGCTCACGATTGTCAAGAACCCAATGGACAGAGGAACCAAGTGTTTACCTTTTTCGCCGAAATGGCCTCAAAAGGCAGCGTAA
- the rnk gene encoding nucleoside diphosphate kinase regulator: protein MEKRTIFITEFDLIRLERLIEESYDINIRDQKYLNELQTALADCGVIAPEKVPKNVITMNSEFSVEDLDTGEETKYTLVFPEDADISKNKISILAPIGMAVLGYRVGDMIEWNVPTGIKRRMVKQIHYQPEAAGDYHI from the coding sequence ATGGAAAAAAGAACAATTTTTATCACAGAATTCGATCTGATACGATTGGAAAGACTTATTGAAGAATCCTATGATATCAATATCCGAGATCAAAAATACCTGAATGAACTGCAAACCGCACTGGCTGACTGCGGTGTCATCGCGCCGGAAAAGGTACCTAAAAATGTGATCACCATGAACTCCGAATTTTCTGTTGAAGATCTGGATACGGGAGAGGAAACAAAATATACCCTTGTATTCCCTGAAGATGCGGATATAAGTAAAAATAAAATATCCATTTTGGCTCCCATTGGCATGGCCGTATTGGGGTATAGAGTTGGAGATATGATAGAGTGGAACGTACCCACCGGCATAAAGAGGCGTATGGTTAAACAAATCCACTACCAACCAGAAGCAGCCGGTGATTATCATATTTAA
- a CDS encoding FprA family A-type flavoprotein — translation MQKRKIKENVYWLGAVDWDRRLFDSLIPLPDGTTYNAYLVQGSEKTVLLDTVDPLMADELLAQLDGVDKIDFIVSHHAEQDHSGAIPRVLERFPEAKVVVTPKAKGMLIDLLKIPQNAFVTVEDGGTLSLGDKTLKFIHTPWVHWPETMVTYLEEDRILFSCDFYGSHIATTDLFVTDQGRVYEAAKRYFAEIMMPFRNVITKNIEKLKAYDIQMIAPSHGQIYDQPAWIRDAYRDWVMGAPHNLVVLPFVSMHGSTRQLVDHLVSSLVERGVRVELFNLAVTDIGKLAMALVDAATVVVGVPTVLVGPHPLAAYATLLANALRPKAKFLSIIGSYGWGGKTVETLAGMIPNLKVEVLEPVLCKGVPSENDFEALDKLAGAIAEKHKENGFR, via the coding sequence ATGCAAAAACGGAAAATCAAGGAAAACGTTTATTGGCTGGGGGCCGTGGACTGGGACAGACGCCTTTTTGATTCGCTCATTCCGCTCCCGGACGGCACGACCTACAATGCCTATTTGGTTCAGGGCAGCGAAAAAACGGTTTTGCTGGACACGGTCGATCCGCTCATGGCCGATGAATTGCTGGCGCAACTGGATGGGGTGGACAAAATCGACTTTATCGTTTCACATCATGCCGAGCAGGACCATTCCGGAGCCATCCCTCGTGTGCTTGAACGGTTTCCCGAAGCAAAGGTCGTTGTGACCCCTAAAGCCAAAGGGATGCTCATAGACCTTTTAAAGATCCCCCAAAACGCTTTTGTCACCGTGGAAGACGGTGGAACGTTATCCCTTGGTGACAAGACCCTGAAGTTCATCCACACACCCTGGGTCCACTGGCCGGAAACCATGGTGACCTACCTGGAAGAAGACCGCATTCTGTTCAGTTGTGATTTCTACGGCTCCCATATCGCGACCACCGATCTTTTCGTGACTGACCAAGGGCGTGTGTACGAAGCGGCTAAACGGTACTTTGCCGAGATCATGATGCCCTTTCGCAATGTGATTACAAAAAATATAGAGAAACTCAAAGCCTATGACATTCAGATGATCGCCCCAAGCCACGGCCAGATCTACGACCAGCCGGCCTGGATCAGGGACGCTTATCGGGACTGGGTAATGGGCGCGCCCCACAATTTGGTTGTTTTGCCCTTTGTGTCCATGCACGGCAGCACCCGGCAGTTGGTGGACCACCTGGTGTCCAGCCTGGTTGAACGAGGGGTTCGCGTCGAACTGTTCAATCTGGCTGTCACCGATATCGGAAAACTCGCCATGGCGCTTGTCGATGCCGCGACCGTTGTCGTGGGCGTGCCGACTGTTCTGGTCGGCCCCCATCCTTTAGCCGCCTATGCAACCTTGCTGGCGAACGCCTTAAGACCCAAGGCAAAGTTTCTTTCCATTATCGGTTCCTATGGCTGGGGGGGCAAGACCGTGGAAACACTTGCGGGAATGATTCCCAATTTGAAAGTCGAAGTGCTGGAACCCGTTCTCTGCAAAGGGGTTCCCTCGGAGAATGATTTTGAAGCTCTGGATAAGTTGGCCGGCGCGATTGCGGAAAAGCACAAGGAGAATGGTTTCAGATAA
- a CDS encoding DUF488 family protein — protein MTKMDIQSKRVYSPVEKEDGVRILVDRVWPRGMAKERLKADLWLRDAAPSTSLRKWFNHDRSRWEEFRSRYFSELDKKPGLVNQLHELATKGRVTLLFSARDNQFNQAAALKEYLLSKAR, from the coding sequence ATGACGAAAATGGATATTCAGTCGAAGCGTGTATATAGCCCAGTTGAAAAGGAAGATGGGGTTCGCATCCTGGTAGACCGAGTCTGGCCAAGGGGCATGGCCAAAGAAAGATTGAAAGCGGATCTGTGGCTAAGGGATGCAGCCCCAAGCACATCTCTCCGAAAATGGTTCAATCATGATCGTTCCAGATGGGAAGAATTCAGGAGTCGTTATTTTTCCGAATTGGATAAGAAGCCAGGGCTGGTGAATCAACTTCATGAGCTCGCGACGAAAGGACGCGTCACCCTTCTCTTTTCGGCTCGCGACAACCAGTTCAACCAAGCCGCCGCCCTTAAAGAATATTTATTGTCAAAGGCAAGGTAG
- a CDS encoding hemerythrin domain-containing protein → MKATEELKKEHEGIALMLRVLQTVGDQLKHGESVDTEHLDGILEFLTIFVDKCHHGKEEDFLFPALEVAGVPREGGPIGVMLSEHEQGRKLVARLKDAVIENKSRDKANAANVQRIINEYVALLTQHIAKENTVLFPMADAKLDAKKDTELFEAFEQLERERIGVGKHDEFHALLDRLQNTYLKRSVGNTG, encoded by the coding sequence ATGAAAGCAACGGAGGAGCTAAAAAAAGAACATGAGGGAATAGCGCTCATGCTACGGGTTTTACAAACAGTGGGTGATCAATTGAAACATGGTGAAAGCGTCGATACTGAACATCTCGATGGTATTTTAGAATTTTTGACGATTTTCGTCGACAAATGCCATCACGGCAAGGAAGAGGACTTTCTATTTCCGGCATTGGAAGTCGCAGGTGTGCCACGGGAAGGAGGCCCGATTGGGGTCATGCTTAGCGAACACGAACAAGGTCGGAAGCTTGTCGCCAGACTCAAAGACGCCGTGATCGAAAACAAATCCAGGGACAAAGCAAACGCCGCGAACGTCCAACGGATCATCAACGAATATGTAGCACTGCTGACCCAACATATCGCCAAAGAGAACACGGTCCTTTTTCCCATGGCAGATGCCAAATTGGATGCAAAGAAGGACACCGAACTTTTTGAGGCGTTTGAGCAGCTTGAGCGCGAGCGTATCGGCGTTGGAAAACACGATGAATTTCATGCTCTTTTGGATCGATTGCAGAACACGTACCTAAAGAGATCAGTGGGAAATACTGGTTGA